In a genomic window of Nodosilinea sp. E11:
- a CDS encoding EAL domain-containing protein yields MISIRVSNPTILIVDDIAENLHLLTRELTDQGYETRGVLTGTMALTVARSTPIDLILLDIMLPDMDGYTVCELLKIDPATQTIPVIFLSALDEAIDKVKAFAVGGVDYITKPFKTVEIVARINTQLSLRQAQLKLQQFNQELEHQVEQRTSELAIANQLLQAEIQVRQQTEQDLRLSEMRYRLIADNMGDLVCLHSTDGQLLYVSPSIQTLLGYQSDKLLGKNLLDFCHPDDRQCIHIHFKEPLGSAESVTSCYRLRCQSGRYLWLETLAKPVINETGQVTGIVTSSRDVTRRVKIEKQLRYDSLHDALTHLPNRDWLAKRLELELLQCRRYKTSQFGLLMIDLDRFKAVNDSLGHLTGDKLLITVASLLKKCVRDIDMVSRWGGDEFVILLDKIVDIKEAIQVAERIKATLENPIEVDGKVIFTSASIGILMGNGTYQDSNEIFRDVDIALYRAKESGRNRYEVFGLEMYQAAIALLNLENDLRLAIQQQAFITHYQPIYSLKSKKLLGFEALVRWQHHNRGMIMPGSFIDLAEDTGLIKAIGGQVFRQVCEAIKVWESQYELDKDFRVSINVSGQQFRDVTFIDTLDQISKETGVKGHRLKLEITERILLEQSESIAHTLAAISNRGMQLSIDDFGTGYSSLRYLSQFAVQTLKIDRSFINQMRPQKQGIVQAIIDLAHNLEMDCIAEGVETEEQLTQLQQLGCEAAQGYLFSRPLPLEQTSQVLKNWHSQSAESFNPVAH; encoded by the coding sequence ATGATTAGCATTCGCGTTTCTAACCCTACCATTCTGATAGTAGACGACATTGCCGAAAATCTACATCTGCTGACGCGCGAGCTAACGGATCAGGGCTACGAAACCCGAGGGGTATTGACCGGGACCATGGCCTTAACGGTGGCCCGATCTACTCCCATTGATCTGATTTTGCTTGACATTATGCTGCCCGACATGGATGGCTACACCGTCTGCGAACTCCTTAAAATAGATCCTGCTACCCAGACTATTCCAGTTATTTTTCTCAGTGCTTTAGATGAAGCTATCGACAAGGTCAAAGCCTTTGCCGTCGGTGGCGTAGATTACATCACTAAGCCCTTCAAAACCGTAGAAATTGTTGCCAGAATTAACACTCAGCTGAGTCTCAGGCAGGCCCAGCTTAAACTTCAGCAGTTTAACCAAGAACTCGAACATCAGGTAGAACAGCGCACCTCTGAGCTTGCTATAGCCAATCAATTGCTGCAAGCCGAAATTCAGGTGCGGCAGCAGACTGAACAAGACCTGCGTCTCAGCGAGATGCGCTATCGGTTGATTGCCGACAACATGGGTGATTTGGTTTGCCTGCATAGCACTGATGGCCAGCTTCTATACGTTAGCCCGTCTATACAGACGCTGCTCGGCTATCAATCTGATAAACTCTTAGGCAAAAATCTTTTAGATTTTTGCCATCCTGACGATCGCCAGTGTATTCATATTCACTTTAAAGAACCCCTAGGATCAGCAGAATCGGTCACCAGTTGCTATCGACTACGGTGTCAGTCGGGACGCTACCTATGGCTCGAAACCCTAGCCAAGCCAGTGATAAATGAAACGGGCCAGGTGACGGGTATCGTAACTAGTTCGAGGGATGTGACCCGTCGAGTCAAAATTGAAAAACAGCTGCGCTACGACTCTCTGCACGATGCGTTGACCCATTTGCCCAATCGCGATTGGCTGGCAAAGCGGCTAGAGCTAGAACTTTTGCAATGTCGTCGTTACAAGACTAGCCAGTTTGGCTTACTCATGATCGACTTAGACCGCTTTAAGGCCGTTAACGATAGCTTAGGCCATCTTACCGGTGACAAGTTACTCATTACCGTTGCCAGTCTACTCAAAAAATGTGTCCGAGATATTGACATGGTATCGCGCTGGGGGGGCGATGAATTTGTCATTCTCTTAGATAAAATTGTGGATATTAAAGAAGCCATTCAGGTGGCAGAGCGGATTAAAGCTACGTTAGAAAATCCCATCGAAGTCGATGGCAAGGTTATTTTCACCTCTGCCAGCATTGGCATTTTGATGGGCAATGGCACTTACCAAGACAGCAATGAAATTTTTAGAGATGTAGACATTGCTTTGTATCGGGCTAAAGAATCGGGACGTAACCGCTACGAAGTTTTTGGTTTAGAAATGTATCAGGCGGCGATCGCTCTACTCAATCTAGAGAATGATTTACGCTTAGCCATTCAGCAGCAGGCCTTTATCACTCATTATCAACCGATCTACTCACTAAAATCCAAAAAACTGCTGGGGTTTGAGGCGCTGGTACGGTGGCAACATCATAACCGCGGGATGATCATGCCAGGCAGCTTTATTGATTTAGCTGAAGATACGGGTCTAATTAAAGCGATCGGTGGACAAGTTTTTCGCCAGGTTTGCGAGGCCATAAAGGTTTGGGAGAGCCAGTACGAGCTAGACAAAGATTTTCGGGTCAGTATTAATGTTTCGGGTCAACAGTTTCGCGATGTGACCTTTATTGACACCCTCGATCAAATTTCAAAAGAAACTGGGGTAAAAGGACATCGCCTCAAACTAGAAATTACCGAAAGAATTTTGCTTGAGCAATCTGAAAGCATTGCCCACACCCTGGCCGCCATTAGTAACCGAGGCATGCAGCTGAGCATTGACGACTTTGGCACGGGCTACTCATCGCTGCGATACCTCAGTCAATTTGCTGTGCAAACGCTAAAAATTGACCGCTCCTTTATTAACCAAATGCGGCCTCAAAAGCAAGGCATTGTGCAAGCTATTATTGACCTGGCTCACAATCTAGAGATGGACTGCATTGCCGAAGGAGTTGAAACTGAGGAGCAGCTCACCCAACTGCAGCAACTGGGCTGTGAGGCCGCCCAGGGCTACCTATTTTCTCGGCCTCTCCCGCTAGAACAAACTAGCCAGGTTCTTAAGAACTGGCACAGCCAATCGGCGGAGTCATTCAACCCAGTGGCCCATTGA
- the dnaA gene encoding chromosomal replication initiator protein DnaA, which translates to MDQALNRLWEEVLSQLQVELSRPTFETWIKPAQAQTLSDRALVISTPNPFARNWVQKHYAGTITQVVNNILGKAIELQVTVVPDSDNGSAALLPMAEVDWPSQTQAWPSRPTLPTRQAPAESPVATQENYNDLNPKAVFSRFVVGANNRMAHAAALAVAESPGREFNPLFLCGGVGLGKTHLMQSIGHYRQEIAPQARVAYVSTEQFTNDLITAIRRDSMQHFRSHYRDVDILLVDDIQFIEGKEYTQEEFFHTFNTLHEAGKQIVLVSDRPPNQIMRLQDRLISRFSMGLIADIQPPDYETRIAILQKKAEYEQVQLPREAIEYIAASYTSNIRELEGALIRAIAYTSISGLPMTVEHLMTVLNPPVDKIEASPGAVIAAVAEQFGVSVDDLKGASRRREISQARQVGMYLMRRHTDLSLPKIGDAFGGKDHTTVLYSCTKIEKQLKRDLDLAQTIRQLGNRITMAERGT; encoded by the coding sequence GTGGATCAGGCCCTGAATCGGTTGTGGGAAGAGGTACTGAGTCAGCTTCAGGTGGAGCTGAGCCGTCCTACCTTTGAAACCTGGATCAAGCCCGCCCAGGCGCAAACCCTGAGCGATCGCGCCCTGGTTATCTCAACCCCAAACCCCTTTGCCCGCAACTGGGTACAAAAGCACTATGCCGGTACCATTACCCAAGTGGTCAACAACATTCTGGGCAAAGCGATTGAGCTGCAGGTGACGGTGGTACCCGACAGCGACAATGGGTCTGCCGCGCTGCTGCCCATGGCTGAAGTTGATTGGCCCTCCCAGACCCAGGCCTGGCCCAGCCGCCCTACTTTGCCTACCCGTCAGGCCCCGGCAGAATCGCCCGTCGCGACCCAGGAAAACTACAACGACCTCAATCCCAAAGCCGTGTTTTCGCGCTTTGTGGTGGGAGCCAACAACCGCATGGCCCACGCTGCCGCCCTAGCCGTGGCCGAGTCGCCGGGCCGCGAGTTTAACCCGCTGTTTCTCTGCGGCGGGGTGGGGCTGGGTAAGACCCATCTCATGCAGTCGATCGGCCACTACCGCCAGGAAATTGCCCCCCAGGCGCGGGTGGCCTACGTCTCCACCGAGCAATTTACCAACGACCTGATCACGGCCATTCGCCGTGACAGTATGCAGCATTTTCGCTCCCACTACCGGGACGTCGATATTCTGCTGGTGGATGACATTCAATTTATTGAGGGCAAGGAGTACACCCAGGAAGAGTTTTTTCACACCTTCAATACGCTCCACGAGGCGGGCAAGCAAATTGTGCTGGTCTCAGACCGTCCCCCTAACCAGATCATGCGTTTACAAGACCGATTGATCTCGCGGTTTTCCATGGGGTTGATTGCGGACATTCAGCCCCCCGACTATGAAACTCGTATTGCTATTTTGCAAAAGAAGGCAGAATACGAGCAGGTGCAGCTGCCCCGAGAGGCAATCGAGTATATCGCCGCTAGCTACACCTCTAATATTCGCGAGCTAGAAGGGGCGCTAATTCGTGCGATCGCTTACACCTCTATTTCGGGGCTGCCCATGACGGTTGAGCACTTGATGACAGTGCTCAACCCCCCTGTCGACAAAATTGAAGCCTCACCTGGAGCGGTGATTGCGGCGGTGGCTGAGCAGTTTGGCGTATCGGTAGATGATCTCAAAGGTGCGTCGCGGCGTCGCGAAATTAGTCAGGCACGTCAGGTAGGCATGTATCTGATGCGGCGGCATACCGATCTCAGCCTGCCCAAAATTGGCGATGCCTTTGGTGGTAAAGACCATACTACAGTGCTCTATAGCTGCACCAAAATCGAAAAGCAGCTAAAGCGCGATCTAGATCTGGCTCAGACGATTCGCCAGTTGGGCAATCGCATTACGATGGCCGAGCGAGGGACCTGA
- the def gene encoding peptide deformylase: protein MSVSQTQDSNVPDPVITLGHPVLRQAAQPVVSVNAPQVQRLIERLLRAVRSAHGVGIAAPQLGASLQILVIASRPNLRYPKAPLMEPTVLINPRLVAASEATELGWEGCLSVPGVRGRVARHQTVEVDYLDRQGQPQRQVWDGFVARIFQHEADHLAGKLFLDRLEAETDLLSEAAYQAIEIASMGEGAHD from the coding sequence ATGTCAGTCTCTCAGACCCAAGATTCCAACGTTCCTGACCCTGTGATCACTCTAGGGCATCCGGTGTTGCGACAGGCGGCCCAGCCGGTGGTATCGGTCAATGCCCCCCAGGTACAGCGGCTCATTGAGCGGTTGTTAAGGGCAGTGCGATCGGCCCACGGCGTCGGCATCGCCGCTCCCCAATTGGGCGCGTCACTCCAAATTTTAGTCATCGCCTCGCGGCCTAACCTGCGCTACCCCAAGGCCCCGCTCATGGAGCCTACGGTGCTGATTAACCCCCGACTGGTCGCAGCCAGTGAGGCTACAGAACTGGGCTGGGAAGGCTGCCTCAGCGTACCGGGGGTGCGGGGCCGCGTAGCCCGCCACCAAACTGTTGAGGTCGATTACCTAGACCGCCAGGGGCAACCCCAGCGCCAGGTGTGGGACGGCTTTGTCGCCCGCATTTTTCAGCACGAGGCCGATCACCTGGCGGGCAAACTGTTTCTCGATCGCCTCGAGGCAGAAACCGACCTGCTCTCCGAAGCCGCCTACCAGGCCATCGAAATCGCCTCAATGGGTGAAGGGGCGCATGATTAG
- the chlP gene encoding geranylgeranyl reductase — protein sequence MVLRVAVVGSGPAGSSAAETLVKAGIETYLFERKLDNAKPCGGAIPLCMVDEFDLPPEIIDRRVRKMKMISPSNVEVNIGSTLKDDEYIGMCRREVMDGFLRDRAAKHGAKLINGTVHTLEIPTTESGAYTLHYTEHREDGLVGDNKSLQVDLVIGADGANSRVAKAIKAGDYNYAIAFQERIRLPEDKMAYYEDLAEMYVGNDVSPDFYAWVFPKYDHVAVGTGTMRVNQAQIKKLQAGIRARAAKRLEGGEIIKVEAHPIPEHPRPRRVVGRVALVGDAAGTVTKSSGEGIYFAAKSARMCAETIVEFSNNGARIPTEADLKVYLKRWDKQYGITYKVLDLLQTVFYRSDATREAFVEMCSDIDVQKLTFDSYLYKTVVPANPLVQMKITAKTVGSLIRGHALAPTRSW from the coding sequence TTGGTACTTCGGGTAGCAGTAGTAGGATCAGGTCCGGCAGGCTCCTCGGCAGCCGAGACGTTAGTTAAAGCCGGTATTGAAACGTACCTATTCGAGCGCAAGCTCGACAACGCCAAACCCTGCGGCGGGGCCATTCCCCTGTGCATGGTCGATGAGTTTGACTTGCCGCCCGAAATCATCGATCGCCGCGTGCGCAAGATGAAGATGATCTCCCCCTCCAATGTGGAGGTCAATATTGGCAGCACCCTCAAAGACGATGAATACATCGGCATGTGCCGTCGTGAGGTAATGGATGGCTTCCTGCGCGATCGCGCTGCCAAGCACGGAGCCAAGCTGATCAACGGCACCGTCCACACCCTCGAAATTCCCACCACTGAGAGCGGGGCCTACACCCTGCACTACACCGAGCACCGCGAAGACGGGCTGGTGGGCGATAACAAGTCGCTGCAAGTGGATCTGGTGATCGGGGCCGATGGGGCCAACTCCCGCGTCGCTAAGGCAATCAAGGCAGGCGACTACAACTATGCGATCGCCTTCCAGGAGCGCATTCGCCTGCCCGAAGACAAGATGGCCTACTACGAAGACCTGGCCGAAATGTACGTGGGCAACGACGTCTCCCCCGACTTCTACGCCTGGGTGTTCCCCAAGTACGACCACGTGGCCGTAGGTACCGGCACCATGCGGGTGAACCAGGCCCAAATTAAGAAGCTCCAGGCGGGCATTCGCGCCCGCGCCGCTAAGCGCCTAGAAGGCGGCGAAATCATCAAGGTGGAAGCTCACCCCATCCCTGAGCATCCCAGACCCCGCCGTGTGGTGGGTCGCGTGGCCCTGGTGGGCGATGCCGCCGGTACCGTCACCAAATCCTCCGGCGAGGGCATCTACTTCGCGGCTAAGTCGGCCCGCATGTGCGCCGAAACCATTGTGGAATTCTCTAACAATGGGGCTCGCATTCCCACCGAGGCCGACCTCAAGGTCTACCTCAAGCGCTGGGACAAGCAGTACGGCATCACCTACAAAGTGCTAGACCTGCTGCAAACGGTGTTCTACCGTTCCGACGCCACCCGCGAGGCCTTTGTCGAAATGTGCTCTGACATTGATGTGCAGAAGCTCACCTTCGACAGCTATCTCTACAAGACCGTGGTACCCGCCAACCCCCTGGTGCAGATGAAAATCACCGCCAAGACCGTGGGTAGCCTGATTCGTGGCCATGCCCTGGCTCCTACCCGCAGCTGGTAG
- a CDS encoding GuaB3 family IMP dehydrogenase-related protein has translation MNIQLGRGKVVRRAYGIDEIALVPGPRTLDPSLANTRWHIGGVEREIPIIASAMDGVVDVEMAIRLSQLGALGVLNLEGIQTRYDDPNPILDQIASVGKDEFVGLMQTLYAEPIKPELITKRIQAIKAGGGVAAVSLTPAGAARFGKTVAEAGADLVFVQATVVSTAHLSPADISPLDLAAFCAEMPMPVILGNCVTYEVALNLMKAGAAAVMVGIGPGAACTSRGVLGIGIPQATAVADCAAARDDFFAETGRYVAIVADGGLVTGGDICKCIACGADGVMIGSPFARAAEAPGRGFHWGMATPSPVLPRGTRIKVGTTGSLEQILRGPAGLDDGTHNFLGALQTSMGTLGAKDLKEMQQVEVVIAPSLLTEGKVYQKAQQLGMGK, from the coding sequence GTGAATATACAACTTGGTCGCGGCAAAGTAGTCCGCAGAGCATACGGCATTGATGAAATTGCCCTGGTACCGGGGCCGAGAACCCTAGACCCAAGCCTGGCTAACACCCGGTGGCACATTGGCGGTGTCGAGCGCGAAATTCCCATTATCGCCAGCGCTATGGATGGGGTTGTGGACGTGGAGATGGCCATTCGGCTGTCGCAGCTAGGGGCGTTGGGGGTACTCAATCTAGAAGGCATTCAAACCCGCTACGACGATCCCAACCCCATTCTCGATCAAATTGCTTCGGTGGGTAAAGACGAGTTTGTAGGTCTGATGCAAACTCTCTACGCCGAACCCATCAAGCCAGAACTGATCACCAAACGCATTCAGGCGATTAAAGCAGGCGGCGGTGTGGCCGCAGTGAGCCTGACGCCGGCAGGGGCCGCCCGGTTTGGCAAAACCGTGGCCGAAGCGGGGGCAGACCTGGTCTTCGTGCAGGCCACCGTCGTCTCTACGGCCCACCTGTCGCCTGCCGACATTAGCCCGCTTGATCTGGCGGCCTTCTGTGCTGAGATGCCGATGCCGGTGATCTTGGGCAACTGCGTCACCTACGAGGTGGCTCTCAACCTGATGAAGGCTGGGGCGGCCGCTGTGATGGTCGGCATTGGCCCTGGGGCGGCCTGTACCTCTCGCGGGGTGCTGGGCATTGGTATTCCCCAGGCGACGGCAGTGGCCGACTGCGCCGCTGCCCGTGACGACTTCTTTGCCGAAACGGGTCGCTACGTGGCGATCGTCGCCGACGGCGGCCTGGTTACGGGTGGCGACATCTGTAAGTGCATCGCCTGCGGGGCCGATGGCGTCATGATTGGCTCGCCTTTTGCCCGCGCCGCTGAAGCGCCGGGTCGTGGCTTTCACTGGGGCATGGCTACCCCTAGCCCGGTGCTGCCTCGCGGCACTCGCATCAAGGTGGGCACCACGGGCAGCTTAGAGCAAATTCTGCGCGGCCCCGCTGGCCTAGACGACGGCACCCACAACTTCTTGGGGGCGCTGCAAACCAGCATGGGCACCCTAGGCGCTAAAGACCTCAAAGAAATGCAGCAGGTGGAGGTGGTGATTGCTCCCTCGCTGCTGACCGAAGGCAAGGTCTACCAAAAAGCTCAGCAGCTGGGCATGGGCAAGTAG
- a CDS encoding TrkA family potassium uptake protein, whose product MNLSSLTFLRKMRSPNRQFAVIGLGRFGRAVCGTLNNLGYEVLAADTDERRVSQALTDQIAAHALQLDTTQPSALREAGITDFDTVIVAIGNYVEESIITTLNLKEAGVKNVVAKASSEIHGKLLDRVGADHVVFPEHEMGCELARSLTSPGILDRFEIDPNHCIAEIIVPQAFHQKTIVDLDLRNRYELTLLAISQENEPDQFEINPSPVTRLKAGGLMVVIGSNKGLERLPV is encoded by the coding sequence GTGAACTTGTCGTCGCTGACGTTTTTGCGCAAAATGCGATCGCCCAACCGCCAGTTTGCCGTGATTGGGCTGGGGCGCTTTGGTCGCGCAGTGTGCGGTACCCTTAACAACCTGGGCTACGAAGTGCTGGCCGCCGATACCGACGAGCGCCGGGTTAGCCAAGCCCTCACCGACCAGATTGCCGCCCACGCCCTTCAGCTCGACACCACTCAGCCTTCGGCTCTGCGCGAGGCCGGCATTACCGACTTCGATACGGTCATTGTGGCGATCGGCAACTATGTAGAAGAAAGCATTATTACCACCCTCAACCTCAAAGAGGCGGGGGTTAAAAACGTGGTGGCCAAGGCGTCGTCAGAGATCCACGGCAAGCTGCTCGATCGCGTCGGGGCCGACCATGTGGTGTTCCCTGAGCACGAGATGGGCTGCGAATTGGCGCGATCGCTCACCTCCCCCGGCATTCTCGATCGCTTTGAGATCGACCCCAACCACTGCATTGCCGAAATTATCGTGCCCCAGGCCTTTCATCAAAAAACCATTGTTGACCTTGACCTGCGCAACCGTTACGAGCTGACTCTGCTGGCCATTAGCCAAGAAAACGAGCCTGACCAATTTGAAATCAACCCTAGCCCAGTCACCCGGCTCAAGGCGGGGGGGCTAATGGTAGTGATCGGCAGCAACAAAGGTTTAGAGCGTCTACCGGTATAG
- a CDS encoding anhydro-N-acetylmuramic acid kinase translates to MRVIGLISGTSVDGIDAALVDVGGQGYEITLTWIEGLTWPYPAELQQQVLALCAGEAVSLENLACLDDAVAHSFADAAQALMAQAGPAELVASHGQTVFHRPVGRPPLRHQGPMQLGYTLQLGRGAVLAQRLGLPTVSNFRQADIEAGGEGAPLAPVLDLCLLSHPSERRCVQNLGGIGNVAYLPPWNRQGSPPKVLGWDTGPANSLIDIAIHTLSEGTLTYDLDGAWAAQGTPCLALVNEWLEHPYFMQPPPKSTGRELFGWEFFQRCHQAAQRQGLGTVDLIATLTEFTAASVAQEYRAFLPTLPDRVLVSGGGSHNPVLMARLQARLPECPVQATDAVGLSASYKEAIAFAVLGYWQRQGFPGNLPAVTGATRPAVLGHWSNPPFAP, encoded by the coding sequence ATGCGAGTAATTGGTCTGATCAGCGGCACCTCCGTCGATGGCATAGACGCGGCACTCGTAGACGTGGGTGGGCAGGGCTACGAGATTACCCTAACCTGGATAGAGGGGCTGACCTGGCCCTACCCCGCTGAGCTTCAGCAGCAGGTTTTAGCCCTCTGTGCTGGAGAAGCTGTCAGTCTAGAAAACCTGGCGTGTTTAGACGATGCCGTAGCCCACAGCTTTGCCGACGCGGCCCAGGCGTTAATGGCCCAGGCTGGCCCCGCTGAGTTGGTGGCCTCCCACGGGCAAACGGTATTTCACCGCCCGGTAGGTCGTCCGCCCCTGAGGCACCAGGGGCCAATGCAGCTGGGTTACACACTGCAACTGGGGCGCGGGGCCGTACTGGCCCAAAGATTAGGCCTGCCTACGGTCAGCAACTTTCGCCAAGCCGATATCGAGGCTGGCGGCGAAGGTGCTCCCCTGGCCCCGGTGTTAGACCTCTGTCTGCTCAGTCACCCTAGCGAGCGGCGATGCGTGCAAAACCTGGGCGGTATTGGCAATGTCGCCTATCTCCCTCCCTGGAATCGCCAGGGCAGTCCGCCCAAGGTGCTGGGGTGGGATACTGGGCCGGCCAATTCTCTGATCGACATTGCTATCCACACCCTATCTGAAGGCACGCTTACCTACGACCTTGACGGAGCCTGGGCCGCTCAAGGTACCCCTTGTTTAGCCCTAGTCAACGAGTGGCTAGAGCACCCCTACTTTATGCAGCCACCACCAAAATCTACCGGGCGCGAGCTGTTTGGGTGGGAGTTTTTTCAGCGATGTCACCAGGCGGCTCAGCGACAAGGCCTCGGTACTGTAGACCTGATCGCGACGCTAACGGAGTTCACTGCCGCTTCGGTGGCCCAAGAATATCGCGCCTTTTTGCCGACCCTGCCCGACCGGGTGCTGGTGAGCGGCGGCGGTAGCCACAATCCAGTGTTGATGGCCCGCCTCCAGGCCCGCCTGCCTGAGTGCCCCGTGCAGGCCACCGATGCAGTGGGTCTATCGGCCAGCTACAAAGAGGCGATCGCCTTCGCCGTACTGGGCTACTGGCAACGCCAGGGTTTTCCAGGTAATCTGCCTGCGGTCACCGGGGCAACCCGTCCAGCCGTGCTGGGGCACTGGAGCAATCCTCCCTTTGCCCCCTAG
- a CDS encoding serine/threonine-protein kinase: MADSNLGCKLANRYELLEPIGQGSMGRVYLAEDLLLGSVKVAIKLLSQTLPGEQMRDRFMQEAMTCAQLGQKSIHVVRVTDYGVSDEDVPFYVMEYLQGQSLSHMVNLQPLPIPRFLGLIRQICLGLQAAHEGIILKSQPEPVPIIHRDIKPSNIMIVQDPTLGELAKILDFGIAKLVQIDSDQTNCFMGTLAYASPEQMEGRDLDGRSDIYSLGVMMFQMLTGHLPLRASSHTFGGWYKMHQTQAPKRMGDVASSIKIPKLLEDLVMDCMGKLPTERPQSTQEILQRLEPLQARYVDGFRISQRISTTLNRLPVTRQPIEAKAVQEDQMCRLMVWPTTKPIAEIVFPHALPTSQGPLVTLWAMLPEAEVNRRLISTRYNTFICTMAPHPMMLWLTVLYSSAHGARWLPCYLDLKTSLGQDMAGLLGKTGTYKLLLFALENPRRCVHVLTCTVSDPQRSLLQEWALTARSRPSTGATATSRDLLRNELQNKLKPKVLQKLESIYVDTGSNLYD; the protein is encoded by the coding sequence ATGGCTGATTCAAACCTGGGTTGTAAATTAGCAAACCGCTATGAGCTATTAGAACCGATTGGCCAGGGTTCAATGGGGCGAGTATATCTAGCTGAAGACCTACTGTTGGGCAGTGTTAAAGTTGCCATCAAGCTACTCTCCCAGACGCTGCCTGGCGAACAGATGCGCGATCGCTTCATGCAAGAGGCCATGACCTGCGCCCAACTAGGCCAAAAAAGCATTCACGTGGTGCGCGTCACCGACTATGGGGTCAGCGACGAAGATGTGCCCTTCTACGTCATGGAGTACCTCCAGGGACAAAGCCTCAGCCACATGGTCAACCTCCAACCCTTGCCCATTCCTCGGTTCTTAGGGCTGATACGACAGATTTGTCTAGGGTTGCAAGCCGCCCATGAAGGCATCATTCTCAAAAGCCAGCCTGAGCCGGTGCCCATTATTCACCGCGACATCAAGCCCAGCAACATCATGATCGTGCAAGACCCCACTCTGGGGGAGCTGGCCAAAATTCTAGACTTTGGCATCGCCAAGCTAGTGCAGATCGACAGCGATCAAACCAACTGCTTTATGGGTACCCTGGCCTACGCTTCCCCTGAGCAAATGGAAGGCCGCGACCTCGATGGCCGATCCGATATCTATAGTCTTGGGGTGATGATGTTTCAAATGCTCACAGGCCATTTACCCCTGCGGGCTAGCAGCCATACCTTTGGCGGTTGGTATAAGATGCATCAGACCCAGGCTCCCAAGCGCATGGGTGATGTCGCCAGCAGTATTAAGATCCCCAAGCTGCTCGAAGACTTAGTGATGGACTGCATGGGTAAGCTGCCCACGGAGCGTCCTCAGAGTACCCAAGAGATTTTGCAACGCTTAGAACCGCTTCAGGCGCGCTACGTCGATGGTTTTCGCATTAGCCAGCGGATTAGTACCACCCTCAATCGGTTGCCGGTCACTCGGCAACCGATCGAAGCTAAAGCGGTGCAAGAAGACCAGATGTGCCGACTCATGGTGTGGCCAACCACTAAACCAATTGCTGAAATTGTCTTTCCCCACGCGCTACCCACTAGCCAAGGCCCCTTAGTCACCCTATGGGCTATGCTGCCCGAAGCCGAGGTTAATCGTCGGTTGATTAGCACTCGCTACAACACGTTTATCTGCACCATGGCCCCCCATCCGATGATGCTCTGGCTCACGGTGCTGTACAGCAGTGCCCATGGCGCGCGCTGGCTCCCCTGCTACCTCGACCTCAAAACTTCCCTGGGCCAAGACATGGCTGGGCTGCTAGGCAAGACCGGTACCTACAAACTACTCTTATTTGCCCTAGAAAACCCGCGCCGCTGTGTCCATGTGCTGACCTGCACCGTCTCTGATCCCCAGCGCAGCCTGCTGCAAGAGTGGGCGCTTACCGCCCGCAGCCGTCCTTCGACCGGGGCCACGGCCACCAGCCGCGACCTACTGCGCAACGAGCTCCAAAACAAGCTCAAGCCCAAAGTTTTGCAAAAGCTAGAATCTATCTACGTTGATACCGGATCCAATCTTTACGACTGA